The following are encoded together in the Parabacteroides chongii genome:
- a CDS encoding RagB/SusD family nutrient uptake outer membrane protein: MKQINNIIRSVFSIVLTTTLASCNDYLDQSPLSLVTPEKYLTEESQLAAYANGLYPTVLPSHSGGYGSFGEDRNTDNMASKTYDNKYVPGQWKVEQNDANNWNFSVIYSCNYFLGNVLPKWKSGEITGNKEYINHYIGEIYFLRAHEYFKRMQLFGDYPIIRDVLPDQMEPLVEASKRAPHTEVARFIISDLDSAIVLMANNPDKNKNRISKEVALLFKSRVALYEGTWLKYFKNTAFVPNGPGWPGKEKEYNASYTFQSGDIDAEIDYFLSIAMESAKLVADNVQLVSNNGILQQSVTDPINPYVEMFSDVDMSGYSEVLLWRQYNKGLGVTHNVPVDAQHGNYGIGLTRGMVDGFLMNNGLPVYVSGSGYAGDETIFDVRKDRDDRLTLFLKEPGQKNILYESSEGDFAIPIEPYPEILKPSAEGTYSTGYSLRKGGSFDQAQCVNGGGFTGSITFRGVEAYLNYIEACYEKTGSIDNTASAYWKAIRRRANVNEDYNLTIAATNMAEEAKNDWGAYSAGSLIDATLYNIRRERRCELMAEALRFMDLKRWRAMDQMMTTPYHIEGFKLWGTMQDWYKDKNGTSQLIYGRDLANANVSSPELSKYLRPYEINSKSLAIDGYKWTMAHYLYPIAMQHFMISAGGGDVSNSPIYQNPGWPMVANQGATDIK; encoded by the coding sequence ATGAAACAAATAAATAATATAATAAGGTCTGTCTTCTCTATTGTATTGACAACCACTCTAGCGTCTTGTAATGATTATCTGGATCAGTCTCCTTTATCTTTGGTGACGCCAGAAAAGTATCTGACGGAAGAATCCCAGTTAGCAGCTTATGCCAATGGCTTGTATCCGACGGTTCTTCCTTCTCATAGTGGAGGATATGGCTCTTTCGGGGAAGATAGGAATACTGATAATATGGCAAGTAAGACATACGATAACAAGTATGTTCCGGGACAATGGAAGGTAGAGCAGAATGATGCCAATAACTGGAACTTCAGTGTGATATATAGCTGTAACTATTTTCTGGGAAATGTATTACCTAAATGGAAATCCGGAGAAATAACAGGGAATAAAGAGTATATCAACCATTATATTGGTGAAATTTATTTCCTGCGGGCTCACGAATATTTTAAAAGAATGCAATTGTTTGGTGATTATCCGATTATCCGGGATGTGCTTCCTGATCAGATGGAGCCTTTGGTAGAGGCCAGTAAACGTGCTCCTCATACGGAAGTTGCCCGTTTTATTATTTCAGACCTGGATTCTGCCATTGTATTAATGGCTAATAATCCGGATAAAAATAAAAACAGGATATCTAAAGAAGTCGCATTGCTTTTTAAATCAAGAGTTGCCCTTTATGAAGGTACTTGGTTGAAGTATTTTAAAAATACGGCGTTTGTTCCTAATGGACCGGGATGGCCGGGAAAAGAGAAAGAGTATAATGCGTCTTATACTTTTCAGTCGGGCGATATCGATGCGGAGATAGATTATTTTTTGAGTATTGCAATGGAATCGGCAAAACTTGTGGCTGACAATGTTCAACTGGTTTCTAATAATGGAATTTTGCAACAAAGCGTTACCGACCCGATAAACCCTTACGTAGAGATGTTTAGCGATGTAGACATGTCAGGTTACAGCGAGGTGCTCCTCTGGCGGCAATATAATAAAGGGCTGGGAGTCACACATAATGTTCCGGTAGATGCACAACATGGAAACTATGGCATTGGATTGACACGTGGAATGGTTGATGGCTTTTTGATGAATAACGGATTACCTGTATATGTTTCCGGTTCGGGATATGCGGGAGATGAAACAATATTCGATGTACGTAAGGATAGAGACGACCGGTTGACATTATTCTTAAAAGAACCGGGTCAGAAAAATATCCTTTATGAATCCAGTGAAGGCGATTTCGCCATACCTATTGAACCTTATCCTGAAATATTGAAACCATCGGCTGAAGGAACTTATTCTACAGGCTATAGTTTGAGAAAAGGGGGTAGTTTCGATCAGGCTCAATGTGTAAACGGAGGTGGTTTTACCGGTTCTATTACTTTTAGGGGAGTAGAAGCTTATTTGAATTATATTGAAGCTTGTTATGAAAAGACCGGATCGATCGATAATACGGCATCGGCCTATTGGAAGGCAATCCGTCGCCGGGCAAATGTAAACGAAGATTATAATTTGACAATTGCGGCAACTAATATGGCGGAAGAAGCTAAAAACGACTGGGGAGCTTATTCCGCCGGATCTCTGATCGATGCTACATTATATAATATCCGCCGTGAACGTCGGTGTGAGTTAATGGCTGAAGCTTTACGCTTTATGGATTTGAAAAGATGGAGAGCAATGGATCAGATGATGACCACTCCTTACCATATAGAGGGTTTTAAATTATGGGGCACCATGCAAGACTGGTATAAAGACAAGAATGGTACTAGTCAATTGATCTATGGACGCGATTTGGCCAATGCGAATGTGTCTTCTCCTGAGTTAAGCAAATATCTGAGACCTTATGAGATAAATTCGAAGTCGTTGGCAATTGACGGGTATAAATGGACGATGGCTCATTATTTATATCCGATTGCAATGCAGCATTTTATGATTTCTGCCGGAGGAGGTGATGTTTCTAACTCGCCTATTTATCAAAATCCGGGTTGGCCTATGGTTGCCAACCAAGGGGCAACGGATATAAAATAG
- a CDS encoding NAD-dependent epimerase/dehydratase family protein translates to MKNVLIIGSTGQIGSELTMELRKRYNGDIVAGYISGAEPKGELLESGPSALVDITNEQQIAETVSKYKIDTIYNLAALLSAVAEAKPQLAWKIGMGGLFNVLEVAREMHCAVFTPSSIGVFGNNTPKDKTPQDTIRNPRTMYGVTKVSGELLSDYYNIRFGVDTRSVRFPGLISYVTPPGGGTTDYAVDIYYSAVKGEKFECPIAAGTFMDMMYMPDALHAAIQIMEADPTRLVHRNSFNIASMSFDPEIIANNIKKYIPELQMEYKVDPLRQAIAESWPNSLDDTCAREEWDWKPTYDLDTMTRDMIAKLKERFGK, encoded by the coding sequence ATGAAAAATGTATTAATTATCGGTTCTACCGGTCAGATCGGCTCAGAGTTAACCATGGAGTTGAGAAAACGTTACAATGGTGACATTGTAGCAGGTTATATTTCCGGTGCGGAACCCAAAGGTGAACTATTGGAATCAGGACCTTCTGCACTTGTTGATATAACAAATGAACAGCAGATCGCTGAAACAGTGTCCAAATATAAAATCGACACGATCTATAACCTGGCTGCATTATTGTCTGCCGTAGCTGAAGCAAAGCCTCAGTTGGCATGGAAGATCGGTATGGGTGGTTTGTTTAACGTTTTGGAAGTGGCTCGCGAAATGCATTGTGCCGTATTTACTCCGAGTTCTATAGGTGTATTCGGTAACAACACTCCGAAAGACAAAACTCCGCAGGATACGATCCGTAACCCGCGTACGATGTACGGTGTTACTAAAGTTTCCGGTGAGTTGTTGAGCGACTATTATAACATCCGTTTCGGTGTCGATACCCGTTCGGTTCGTTTCCCGGGATTGATTTCTTATGTAACTCCTCCGGGTGGTGGTACGACTGACTATGCCGTGGATATTTATTATTCAGCTGTAAAGGGTGAAAAGTTCGAATGTCCGATTGCTGCCGGTACATTTATGGATATGATGTACATGCCGGACGCTTTGCATGCTGCTATCCAGATCATGGAGGCTGACCCGACTCGTTTGGTACATCGTAACTCATTCAACATTGCTTCTATGAGCTTCGATCCGGAAATTATCGCAAACAACATCAAGAAATATATTCCTGAATTGCAGATGGAGTACAAGGTCGATCCGTTGCGTCAGGCAATCGCTGAATCATGGCCTAATTCACTGGACGATACTTGTGCACGTGAAGAATGGGATTGGAAACCTACTTACGATCTGGATACAATGACTCGTGACATGATCGCTAAACTGAAAGAACGTTTCGGTAAATAA
- a CDS encoding PepSY domain-containing protein, whose amino-acid sequence MKKVYSIIYKLHKILSIPLSILFILWYVSGLVMLYHPFPRLNDTIRPVKEVDYAVTDSLWQQVPATFRSCQFIFSGNHQLIKVDGEVLGAYHPTKDDILSIADDYNIIVHHIDTLADIDRWIPFNRLMSHLPIYRLVSNEEDYLYISSQTGEILQYNTKKARLWAYVGAIPHYVYYKPLRRDSELWKDVVILLSGIATISVILGLIISIRFLIKRKRLKLFRKATWQTHYLFGLISGIFMFAFIFSGMMSLAKVPEILIERHPYKAPLLEKSHYDIQALPSHFKRCDLADDIKPIFRSYITEKMEISPATLTNGVSITSNEVEEIINSRLQEDVLSTETVVNDWFYYQNGEKGFKTETTHHSVYWNEKGYFKVMDRNSKARYICYQVLHTFKIPFLNTKEPLRLTAMWILLLSGLVIVISGTILSYRIVRK is encoded by the coding sequence ATGAAAAAAGTATATTCAATCATTTATAAATTGCATAAGATACTGAGTATTCCACTCAGTATCTTATTCATATTATGGTATGTGTCCGGGCTGGTCATGTTATATCATCCTTTTCCGCGGCTGAATGATACGATACGCCCCGTCAAAGAAGTCGACTATGCCGTAACTGATTCTCTGTGGCAGCAAGTACCCGCGACATTCAGGAGTTGCCAGTTCATTTTTTCAGGGAATCATCAATTAATAAAAGTGGACGGGGAAGTTCTAGGAGCCTATCACCCGACCAAAGATGATATCCTCTCGATAGCCGATGATTACAACATCATAGTTCATCATATCGATACACTCGCAGATATCGACAGATGGATTCCATTTAATCGATTAATGAGTCACCTCCCTATTTACCGACTGGTCAGTAACGAAGAAGATTATCTGTATATTTCCTCACAAACGGGCGAAATACTCCAGTATAATACTAAAAAAGCACGGTTGTGGGCATATGTCGGAGCAATTCCCCACTATGTCTATTACAAACCGTTAAGAAGGGATTCCGAGTTATGGAAAGATGTAGTAATCCTGCTGTCAGGTATAGCGACCATCTCGGTCATCCTGGGACTTATTATATCCATCCGCTTCCTGATCAAAAGAAAAAGATTGAAACTTTTTCGAAAAGCAACCTGGCAAACCCATTACCTGTTCGGGCTTATATCCGGTATTTTCATGTTCGCTTTTATTTTCAGCGGAATGATGTCGCTAGCCAAAGTTCCGGAAATATTGATCGAGAGACATCCTTATAAAGCACCTCTTCTTGAAAAAAGCCATTATGACATACAGGCTTTGCCGTCTCATTTCAAAAGATGTGATTTGGCAGACGACATAAAACCGATATTTCGAAGTTATATCACAGAAAAAATGGAAATATCTCCGGCTACACTAACCAACGGGGTATCCATCACCTCCAATGAAGTGGAAGAAATAATTAATAGCAGATTACAAGAGGACGTCTTATCGACTGAAACAGTGGTTAATGACTGGTTTTATTATCAGAATGGAGAAAAAGGATTCAAAACAGAAACTACTCACCATTCCGTTTACTGGAACGAGAAAGGTTATTTTAAAGTAATGGATAGGAATTCAAAAGCCAGATATATTTGTTATCAGGTACTGCATACATTCAAAATACCTTTCTTAAATACAAAAGAGCCACTGCGACTGACAGCGATGTGGATACTATTATTATCCGGATTAGTGATTGTCATATCAGGAACTATTTTATCCTACCGGATTGTCAGGAAATAA
- the kbl gene encoding glycine C-acetyltransferase, which translates to MYGKLKDFLTQELANIKAAGLYKNERIITTPQRADIKVNAGSDVLNFCANNYLGLSDNQRLIKAAKDAMDTHGYGMSSVRFICGTQDLHKQLEAAISDYFKTEDTILYAACFDANGGLFEPLFGEEDAIISDSLNHASIIDGVRLCKAKRYRYANADMADLERCLQEAQAQRHRIIATDGVFSMDGNVAPMDKICELAEKYDALVMVDESHSAGVVGPTGHGVAEQYNVYGKVDIFTGTLGKAFGGAMGGFTTGKKEIIDMLRQRSRPYLFSNSVAPAIVGASLEMFKMLKESDALHTKLMGNVAYFRDKMLAAGFDIKPTQSAICAVMLYDAKLSQDFAAKMQEEGIYVTGFYYPVVPKEQARIRVQLSAGHEKEHLDKAIAAFIKVGKELNVIK; encoded by the coding sequence ATGTACGGTAAACTGAAAGATTTCCTTACACAGGAACTGGCTAACATCAAAGCAGCCGGATTGTACAAAAACGAGCGTATTATTACTACGCCTCAAAGAGCCGACATTAAAGTAAATGCCGGAAGTGATGTTTTAAACTTCTGTGCCAACAATTACCTTGGTCTGTCAGACAACCAACGTCTGATCAAAGCTGCAAAAGATGCTATGGATACTCACGGATACGGAATGTCGTCCGTTCGTTTCATCTGCGGAACACAGGATTTGCACAAACAACTGGAAGCTGCTATTTCCGATTATTTCAAAACGGAAGATACTATTCTGTATGCTGCTTGTTTCGATGCAAACGGAGGTTTGTTCGAACCGTTGTTCGGCGAAGAAGATGCTATCATCTCCGACTCACTGAACCACGCTTCTATCATCGACGGTGTACGTTTGTGTAAAGCAAAACGTTATCGTTATGCAAACGCCGATATGGCAGATCTGGAACGTTGTCTGCAGGAAGCTCAGGCTCAACGTCATCGCATCATTGCAACAGACGGCGTGTTCTCTATGGACGGCAATGTTGCTCCGATGGATAAGATCTGCGAACTGGCAGAAAAATACGATGCACTGGTAATGGTTGACGAATCTCACTCTGCCGGTGTTGTCGGTCCGACTGGCCACGGTGTGGCAGAACAATATAATGTATATGGAAAAGTAGACATCTTTACAGGTACATTAGGAAAAGCATTCGGTGGTGCAATGGGTGGTTTCACTACAGGTAAAAAAGAAATTATCGACATGCTTCGCCAGCGTTCACGTCCTTATCTGTTCTCTAACTCGGTAGCACCTGCTATTGTCGGAGCTAGTCTGGAAATGTTCAAGATGCTGAAAGAAAGCGATGCACTGCATACCAAACTGATGGGTAACGTGGCTTATTTCCGCGATAAGATGCTGGCTGCCGGCTTCGATATCAAACCGACTCAGTCTGCTATCTGCGCTGTTATGTTGTACGATGCTAAATTATCTCAGGATTTCGCTGCCAAGATGCAGGAAGAAGGAATCTATGTAACAGGATTCTACTATCCGGTAGTTCCGAAAGAACAGGCACGTATCCGTGTTCAGTTGTCTGCCGGACATGAAAAAGAACATTTGGACAAGGCGATCGCTGCATTTATCAAAGTTGGTAAAGAGTTGAACGTTATCAAATAA
- a CDS encoding histidinol-phosphatase yields MQLSNYHSHCTFCDGRSTPEDFVKFAISHGFRAYGFSSHSPLPFETFWNMSKDDMPEYLTEINRLKAKYSDRLEIYTALEIDYLDETYNPSIAYFQELPLDYRIGSIHFLPVSEHLSEENMVCIDGSFTDYKAALDRYFDGDIRKLVTRYFDSTLKMIQAGGIDIVGHMDKIYMNGHKCESFSFDADWYQKPFRATLDLIAEKGLMVEVNTKNLVKKQQIFPRKEYLELLKEMNIPVMVNSDCHYPDLVNDGREEAFNILKELGFKTTRELVKGKWEDIPVISD; encoded by the coding sequence ATGCAGCTTAGTAACTATCACAGTCATTGTACATTCTGTGACGGGCGTAGTACGCCTGAAGACTTTGTCAAGTTCGCTATATCCCATGGATTCCGGGCGTATGGATTTTCATCGCATTCACCCCTGCCCTTCGAAACATTCTGGAATATGTCGAAAGATGATATGCCCGAATATCTGACAGAAATAAACCGGTTGAAAGCTAAATATAGTGACCGGTTGGAAATATATACAGCTCTGGAGATCGACTATCTGGATGAAACTTATAATCCTTCCATCGCCTATTTCCAGGAGTTACCGTTGGATTACCGCATCGGCTCCATTCATTTTCTTCCTGTTTCGGAACATTTGAGTGAAGAGAATATGGTCTGCATCGACGGCTCTTTTACGGATTATAAAGCAGCCCTCGACCGATATTTCGATGGTGATATCCGTAAGTTGGTGACCCGCTATTTCGATTCGACCCTAAAGATGATCCAGGCAGGAGGAATCGATATTGTTGGGCATATGGATAAAATCTATATGAACGGACACAAATGCGAAAGCTTCTCTTTTGATGCGGACTGGTATCAGAAACCGTTCAGGGCTACTCTCGATCTGATCGCTGAAAAAGGATTGATGGTAGAAGTAAACACCAAGAACCTGGTTAAGAAACAGCAGATATTCCCCCGGAAAGAATACCTCGAATTACTGAAAGAGATGAATATCCCGGTAATGGTCAATTCTGATTGCCATTATCCCGATCTGGTGAATGACGGACGGGAAGAAGCATTTAATATACTAAAAGAACTCGGTTTCAAAACTACCCGCGAGCTGGTGAAAGGGAAATGGGAAGATATACCTGTTATTTCTGACTAA